The Castanea sativa cultivar Marrone di Chiusa Pesio chromosome 11, ASM4071231v1 genome contains a region encoding:
- the LOC142616969 gene encoding uncharacterized protein LOC142616969, with the protein MAIREGETLRTYLNRYWEAYKEIDGDFEDVALRTFKGKSKAKMFLKKRDPRGGGYQGNCPIRDFPNQMSSTGAQLVNSLFKESLYQILEKIKSGPYFKWPNKMGGDASRRNQNLYFHYHQDKGHTTKDCRTLHDHLNQLEKAGKLNQFLHQPIGQFGHLGAELHGSNVPRLALGTINVIFTKPRVDLGAWFQGHVRG; encoded by the exons ATGGCGATTAGGGAAGGAGAGACACTCAGGACCTATTTGAATAGGTATTGGGAAGCTTACAaagagatagatggtgattttgaggATGTGGCCCTGAGGACTTTTAAG GGTAAATCCAAGGCTAAAATGTTCCTAAAAAAGAGGGATCCTCGGGGTGGAGGATATCAGGGTAACTGCCCCATAAGGGATTTCCCTAACCAGATGTCATCCACAGGGGCTCAATTGGTCAATTCATTGTTTAAAGAGTCATTGTAtcaaatattggagaaaataaAGAGTGggccctacttcaagtggcccaataagatgggTGGAGATGCATCTAggagaaatcaaaacctctaTTTCCACTACCATCAGGATAAGGGGCACACTACGAAGGATTGTAGAACCCTGCATGATCACCTGAACCAACTAGAGAAGGCCGGGAAGCTCAACCAGTTCTTACATCAACCTATAGGACAGTTTGGGCACTTAGGAGCTGAGTTACATGGGAGTAATGTTCCTCGGCTAGCATTGGGCACCATTAACGTGATTTTTACCAAGCCAAGAGTTGATCTTGGGGCATGGTTCCAGGGTCATGTCCGTGGCTAG
- the LOC142616968 gene encoding uncharacterized protein LOC142616968 produces the protein MYLDLYEGLNLKSEDLERYDSPLMGFDGKMVVPRGMIRLPVQVEDGEVQVNFIVVEAYSPYIVILARPCLHAMGAVSSTLHLKVKYPTRERVGELLVGHEARADSESSEDLERVVIEKNEERYFQVGSQLPDLEKAKLVKFLKVNSDVFTWNAYDVPGIDPVFICHQLNMNPGATPRKQPHRRSSKEHVEAVRSEVNKLNQAGAIKEIFYPEIDQLVDATVGHLRMSFLDAFLGYHQIPLSLSDHEKTAFRAPNENYHYQNPKEVQRLTGMATTLHRFISCSADRYRPFFQLLQKWKDFHWSKECVVAFEELKQYLSNLPILSRPEKEEVLCAYLAVTNYAISLVLVRNEDGVQPPVYYVSKSFQEVETRYLPLEKAVLAIVHATRKLPHYFQAHTMVVLTHLPLQALLRQFDYTGRIAKWGTMLGTMMLSTCLEQP, from the exons ATGTACCTTGATTTGTATGAGGGGTTAAACTTGAAGTCCGAAGACTTGGAAAGGTATGACTCACCATTGATGGGTTTCGATGGGAAAATGGTGGTCCCTCGAGGAATGATTAGGTTACCCGTTCAAGTCGAGGATGGGGAAGTGCAAGTCAATTTTATTGTCGTTGAAGCTTATTCCCCCTATATAGTTATCTTGGCCAGGCCATGTCTTCATGCAATGGGTGCAGTCTCTTCAACTTTGCACTTGAAAGTTAAGTATCCTACTCGGGAGAGAGTGGGAGAGTTACTTG TGGGACATGAGGCCAGGGCAGATAGTGAGTCTTCCGAAGACCTGGAGAGGGTGGTAATAGAGAAGAATGAGGAAAGGTATTTTCAAGTTGGGTCCCAATTGCCAGATTTGGAGAAGGCTAAGTTGGTGAAGTTTCTGAAGGTTAATAGCGATGTGTTCACTTGGAACGCATATGATGTACCTGGGATTGACCCTGTGTTCATATGTCATCAACTGAATATGAATCCCGGGGCTACACCCCGTAAACAACCTCATCGGCGCTCATCTAAAGAGCATGTCGAGGCTGTGAGATCTGAGGTGAACAAATTAAATCAAGCTGGAGCGATAAAGGAGATCTTTTACCCCGA gattgatcagttggtggatgcaacAGTGGGCCATCTTCGTATGAGTTTTCTAGATGCCTTCCTAGGCTACCATCAGATACCCTTATCATTGTCTGATCATGAGAAGACAGCTTTCCGTGCTCCTAATGAGAATTATCACTAtcag AACCCTAAAGAGGTACAGAGGTTAACTGGAATGGCAACAACCTTGCATAGGTTCATTTCTTGCTCTGCTGACAGGTATCGCCCTTTCTTCCAGCTTCTCCAAAAGTGGAAGGACTTTCATTGGTCAAAGGAGTGTGTGGTAGCTTTTGAGGAGCTCAAACAGTATTTGTCAAATCTCCCAATCCTCTCTAGGCCTGAGAAGGAGGAGGTGCTATGTGCGTACCTGGCGGTTACAAATTATGCAATCAGCTTAGTTTTGGTCAGGAACGAGGATGGAGTTCAGCCACCTGTCTATTATGTTAGTAAATCTTTCCAAGAGGTTGAGACACGTTACTTACCCTTAGAGAAGGCCGTGCTAGCCATTGTGCATGCCACGAggaagcttccccattattttcaggctcACACTATGGTGGTGCTCACCCACCTCCCTCTGCAAGCACTTCTACGACAATTTGACTATACAGGTAGAattgccaagtggggaactatgtTGGGCACCATGATGTTAAGTACATGCCTCGAACAGCCATAA